In a single window of the Magnolia sinica isolate HGM2019 chromosome 7, MsV1, whole genome shotgun sequence genome:
- the LOC131250694 gene encoding protein GAMETE EXPRESSED 1, protein MIEEDISSVAVMRCAPCSGELGTKLVENARRKLISPNSCWQNAYMSLFAGCSEIIADKEKQSRLAWYLSDCFQKESGRPAFPACSSETPILKCLKNLDEFAHKIYLEFFLETNSICHQLQTDAFKHETERLVNELKQSAQFAEDKLGTIEEKSELLLQSSDQIQNSLTSIDHRTQQVAKTSEDVGERIHNVLEHSKAIFEHSKGIQASQAELQEGQLEMKAKMEAGMALLIESYDSLDHGIEKLRMEAVEIEREINEVGDSMTLKMQSLQSKADEIGSVAEISLDKHKELLDGQSIALEGLDFLTKFQSQALEESRATLQKLADFGHKQQEELLRRQDQIQQVHDHLIQNSQSILAAQEEFESKQATIFAALDKLFILHNAILLESRFIKTFFFYACVIFSVYMLTSAKQTSAARAHIYLSICFTFMVEFALVRLGPSDLDQQFAVHSKIFWTRSSFLLAASIQILYSIFTYRDYEVLNHQMLLTLTEKFKAMEANTGKNFLSLSMEDDIHLSSWIDSDLAESVVDYNDNDNRNIRSPEEVAENSITATSFSRRYDLRPRLHK, encoded by the exons ATGATTGAAGAAGACATCTCATCCGTGGCCGTGATGAGATgcgcgccttgttctggcgagctc GGAACAAAATTAGTAGAAAATGCGAGGCGAAAATTGATTTCTCCTAATTCATGCTGGCAAAATGCTTACATGAGTCTCTTCGCCGGTTGTTCTGAGATCATCGCCGACAAGGAGAAGCAATCTAGGCTTGCTTGGTACCTCAGTGACTGCTTTCAGAAGGAATCTGGGCGGCCCGCTTTCCCTGCTTGCAGTTCAGAGACTCCCATTTTGAAATGTCTGAAGAATTTGGATGAGTTCGCGCATAAAATCTATCTTGAGTTCTTCCTTGAAACGAATTCCATTTGCCATCAATTACA GACTGATGCATTCAAGCATGAAACAGAGAGATTGGTCAATGAGCTGAAGCAATCAGCCCAGTTCGCGGAGGACAAGCTGGGAACCATTGAAGAAAAATCTGAGTTGTTGTTACAAAGCTCTGACCAGATCCAGAATTCACTAACTTCGATTGATCATCGGACCCAGCAAGTGGCCAAGACATCGGAAGACGTCGGAGAGCGAATCCACAATGTGTTAGAGCATTCAAAGGCTATCTTCGAGCATTCGAAGGGaatccaagcttcccaagctgAGCTACAAGAAGGGCAGCTAGAGATGAAGGCAAAAATGGAGGCGGGCATGGCACTTCTTATTGAGTCGTACGATAGTCTGGACCATGGGATTGAGAAACTGAGGATGGAGGCTGtggaaatagagagggagatcAATGAAGTAGGagattcaatgacattgaagatgcAGAGCTTACAAAGCAAGGCAGACGAAATTGGGAGCGTCGCTGAGATTTCATTGGACAAACATAAAGAGCTTCTTGATGGACAATCTATTGCTCTTGAAGGCCTTGATTTTCTAACAAAATTTCAGTCTCAAGCACTGGAAGAAAGCAG GGCCACTCTCCAGAAATTAGCTGATTTCGGTCATAAGCAACAAGAGGAGCTTCTCAGGAGGCAAGATCAGATTCAACAAGTTCATGATCATCTGATTCAAAATTCGCAATCGATATTGGCAGCTCAG GAAGAATTCGAATCGAAGCAGGCTACAATCTTTGCTGCTCTAGACAAGCTCTTTATATTGCACAATGCCATTTTGCTCGAGTCACGTTTCATCAAGACGTTCTTCTTCTATGCTTGCGTGATTTTTAGCGTTTATATGCTAACAAGCGCAAAGCAAACATCTGCTGCCAGAGCCCACATTTATCTAA GCATATGCTTCACATTCATGGTCGAATTCGCACTAGTTCGGCTCGGGCCCAGCGATCTTGATCAGCAATTCGCAGTACATTCAAAAATATTCTGGACGAGATCTTCATTTCTATTGGCTGCCTCTATTCAGATTCTATACTCCATTTTCACTTACAG GGATTATGAGGTCTTAAACCATCAGATGCTACTGACTTTAACAGAGAAGTTCAAAGCAATGGAAGCAAACACAG GCAAAAATTTCTTATCCTTGAGCATGGAGGATGATATCCACTTATCATCATGGATTGACTCAGATCTAGCAGAATCTGTTGTAGATTACAATGACAATGACAATCGCAACATTAGATCGCCGGAGGAAGTTGCAGAGAATTCGATCACAGCCACTTCATTTTCAAGAAGATATGATCTGCGCCCTCGCCTTCATAAATGA